A part of Streptomyces sp. DSM 40750 genomic DNA contains:
- a CDS encoding MarR family winged helix-turn-helix transcriptional regulator: protein MSDDHVGDAVGHPRSREFFDKVRARHQEMGHTDRQLDGVALVTHLTRLVARLVQDFEASVHRPLGMTWAGFRIMNTLWVFGDMEQREIARISGTSRASVSSALNTLEERGLVERRREQGDRRLVRVSLTESGLTMLHKAIEGQTEREHAWMGVLEDEEISQLVTLLGKMVNQEHPA, encoded by the coding sequence GTGTCGGACGATCACGTAGGTGACGCCGTCGGCCATCCGCGCTCCCGCGAGTTCTTCGACAAGGTGCGGGCCCGCCACCAGGAGATGGGCCACACGGACCGTCAGCTGGACGGGGTCGCGCTGGTCACCCATCTCACCAGGCTCGTCGCGCGCCTCGTGCAGGACTTCGAGGCCTCCGTGCACCGGCCGCTCGGGATGACCTGGGCCGGATTCCGGATCATGAACACCCTCTGGGTCTTCGGGGACATGGAGCAGCGGGAGATCGCCCGTATCTCCGGCACCTCGCGGGCCAGCGTCTCCAGCGCCCTCAACACGCTCGAGGAACGAGGCCTGGTCGAGCGGCGCCGTGAGCAGGGCGACCGGAGGCTCGTCCGGGTCTCGCTCACCGAGTCCGGCCTCACGATGCTGCACAAGGCCATCGAGGGACAGACCGAGCGCGAGCACGCCTGGATGGGAGTCCTGGAGGACGAGGAGATCTCCCAG
- a CDS encoding fumarylacetoacetate hydrolase family protein, translated as MKLANLAGRATVILGDRALDVEKASNGALGPDPAVLYDLENHDELRRLAGAADDADLAEYDEKLLGPVSPRAPKILAVALNYRGHAEESDMPIPEQPTVFGKFSSSLTGPYDPVIVAEGIDKCDFEAEVVVVIGRTMRSVEPGAVWDGIAGVTAGQDVTDRREQWRKPLNQFTLAKSYDTYSPTGPLMATVDEFEDPDDIEIIGHVDDLEVQRGRTSDLIFPVPELVSWLSRHVTLEPGDLVFTGTPAGCGVRRVPRLYLEPGMTLTTELPGVGTMRNPISR; from the coding sequence ATGAAGCTCGCCAACCTCGCCGGCCGGGCCACCGTCATCCTCGGCGACCGCGCCCTCGATGTGGAGAAGGCCAGCAACGGGGCGCTCGGCCCCGACCCCGCGGTGCTCTACGACCTCGAGAACCACGACGAGCTGCGCCGGCTCGCCGGGGCGGCGGACGACGCCGACCTCGCCGAGTACGACGAGAAACTCCTCGGCCCGGTCTCCCCACGCGCCCCGAAGATCCTCGCCGTCGCGCTCAACTACCGGGGCCACGCCGAGGAGTCGGACATGCCGATCCCCGAACAGCCCACGGTCTTCGGCAAGTTCAGCAGCTCCCTGACCGGGCCGTACGATCCGGTGATCGTGGCCGAGGGCATCGACAAGTGCGACTTCGAGGCCGAGGTCGTGGTCGTCATCGGCAGGACCATGCGCTCGGTGGAACCCGGGGCGGTCTGGGACGGCATCGCGGGGGTGACCGCCGGGCAGGACGTCACCGACCGCCGCGAACAGTGGCGCAAGCCGCTGAACCAGTTCACCCTCGCCAAGTCCTACGACACCTACAGTCCGACCGGCCCGCTGATGGCGACCGTCGACGAGTTCGAGGACCCCGACGACATCGAGATCATCGGACACGTCGACGACCTGGAGGTCCAGCGCGGCCGTACGTCCGATCTCATCTTCCCCGTTCCCGAGTTGGTCTCCTGGCTCTCCCGGCACGTGACCCTGGAGCCCGGCGACCTGGTCTTCACCGGCACCCCGGCCGGCTGCGGAGTCCGGCGCGTACCGCGTCTGTACCTGGAGCCCGGGATGACGCTGACCACCGAGCTTCCGGGTGTCGGTACGATGCGCAATCCGATCAGTCGGTGA
- a CDS encoding carboxymuconolactone decarboxylase family protein, which produces MPVSEPRLSPVAEKDIPEKALAALEPYRNAEAGGDIYAIWTTLAAHPDALRRFLVFGNHVLGRNTLSVRTRELVILRVAWLTQAEYEWLQHVRIARRAGVSDDEIRALGTPEPAGFDDTEQVLLLATDQLVGVADLDDGTWKRLRDRLGTEQLIDLVYTVGQYQTVAMAINAFRIRPEPDIAALRAELPLPAPTAP; this is translated from the coding sequence ATGCCTGTATCTGAGCCGCGCCTGTCACCCGTGGCGGAGAAGGACATCCCGGAGAAGGCGCTGGCGGCTCTGGAGCCGTACCGCAACGCCGAGGCCGGCGGTGACATCTACGCGATCTGGACGACACTCGCCGCGCACCCGGACGCGCTGCGCCGCTTCCTCGTCTTCGGCAACCACGTCCTGGGCAGGAACACCCTGTCCGTCCGGACCCGCGAGCTGGTGATCCTGCGGGTCGCCTGGCTCACGCAGGCCGAGTACGAGTGGCTGCAGCACGTCCGCATCGCCCGCCGGGCCGGAGTGTCCGACGACGAGATCCGGGCGCTCGGCACGCCCGAGCCGGCCGGCTTCGACGACACCGAACAGGTCCTGCTGCTCGCGACCGATCAACTCGTCGGCGTCGCGGACCTCGACGACGGTACCTGGAAGCGGCTGCGGGACCGGCTCGGCACCGAGCAGCTCATCGACCTCGTCTACACGGTCGGCCAGTACCAGACCGTCGCGATGGCGATCAACGCCTTCCGTATCCGGCCCGAGCCGGACATCGCCGCGCTGCGCGCGGAACTCCCGCTGCCCGCGCCCACCGCTCCCTGA
- a CDS encoding VOC family protein, whose translation MSIRSLGYLGIGTPDPDGWVAYASDVIGTMPAGPAGSPGERLLRLDEHPYRFSVGPAETGGVTYIGWEVGDPAGLDRVAERLRAHGVEVRDGTAEECAERQVDRMLWFDGPCAVRTELFIGRRVAATPFVSPLGVTFVTGDQGMGHVVLKSPQAMEAVDFYRDVMGFRLSDVTHLPLGGTFYFMGCNPRHHSIAFVESRRREGTHHVLCEVSDMDDVGRAHDRAREHKVPLMATLGRHSNDGMFSFYMRSPAGFGVEVGAEGRRVDDETWVSRVYTADIWGHHAVADGDDGYAGTVGTVRTPATDGTTR comes from the coding sequence ATGAGTATTCGCAGCCTGGGCTATCTCGGTATCGGTACACCGGACCCGGACGGCTGGGTCGCGTACGCCAGTGACGTGATCGGCACCATGCCCGCCGGCCCGGCCGGATCCCCCGGGGAACGGCTGCTGCGCCTGGATGAACACCCCTACCGGTTCAGCGTCGGGCCCGCCGAGACCGGCGGCGTGACGTACATCGGCTGGGAGGTCGGTGACCCGGCCGGACTCGACCGTGTGGCGGAACGCCTGCGGGCACATGGCGTCGAGGTCCGTGACGGTACGGCCGAGGAGTGCGCCGAGCGGCAGGTGGACCGCATGCTGTGGTTCGACGGGCCGTGCGCCGTGCGCACCGAGCTGTTCATCGGCCGCCGGGTCGCCGCGACCCCCTTCGTCTCCCCGCTGGGCGTCACCTTCGTGACCGGCGACCAGGGCATGGGCCATGTGGTCCTGAAGTCCCCGCAGGCCATGGAGGCCGTGGACTTCTACCGGGACGTCATGGGCTTCCGCCTCAGCGACGTGACCCATCTGCCGCTGGGCGGGACCTTCTACTTCATGGGCTGCAACCCGCGCCACCACAGCATCGCGTTCGTCGAGTCCCGCAGGCGCGAGGGTACGCACCATGTGCTGTGCGAGGTGTCGGACATGGACGACGTCGGCCGCGCCCATGACCGGGCCCGCGAGCACAAGGTGCCGCTGATGGCGACGCTGGGCCGGCACTCCAACGACGGGATGTTCTCCTTCTATATGCGCTCCCCCGCCGGTTTCGGCGTCGAGGTGGGCGCCGAGGGCCGCCGGGTCGACGACGAGACCTGGGTGAGCCGCGTCTACACGGCCGACATCTGGGGCCACCACGCCGTCGCGGACGGCGACGACGGATACGCCGGGACGGTCGGAACCGTCCGCACACCTGCGACGGACGGAACGACACGATGA
- the paaZ gene encoding phenylacetic acid degradation bifunctional protein PaaZ has translation MSALRSYTQDQWHTPTEEGTPVRDAVTGEVVAHVSSAGVDMAAALHHARSVGGPELRALSFHRRAGLLADIATYLRGHREELYALSATTGATLFDSKYDIDGGIRVVQYYAALGERELPGGDDGLVYVEGERESLSRDGSFLGGHICTPLRGAAVQINAYNFPVWAPLEKLAPAVLAGVPSLIKPATQTCRLTSRLIELVVESGLLPPGSLQFVCGGAGDLLDHVTEQDLVSFTGSAATAERLRTHPAVVRQAVRFNAEADSVNCSVLGPDATPGTPEFDLYVDQLVTEMTVKAGQKCTAIRRALVPAELMDAVSEAAAARLAEVVVGNPADPSVRMGALASLGQREEVRRCVKTLLDSARLVSGDPDRADFVGADGERGAFLTPLLLRCDDPGATAPHEVEAFGPVSTLIPYTSPEHAVFLAAQGRGSLAASVVTGDAAFARRTVVGLAPWHGRVLVLDTESAKASTGHGSPLPALIHGGPGRAGGGEEMGGIRGILHHMRRTAVQGGPSMLAALTGRA, from the coding sequence ATGAGCGCGCTGCGCAGCTACACACAGGACCAGTGGCACACCCCCACCGAGGAGGGAACACCCGTCCGCGACGCGGTCACCGGCGAGGTGGTCGCCCATGTCTCCTCCGCCGGCGTCGACATGGCCGCCGCCCTCCACCACGCCCGCTCGGTCGGCGGCCCGGAACTCCGCGCCCTCTCCTTCCACCGGCGCGCCGGACTCCTCGCCGACATCGCGACGTATCTGCGGGGCCACCGCGAGGAGCTGTACGCGTTGTCCGCGACCACGGGCGCCACGCTCTTCGACTCCAAGTACGACATCGACGGCGGCATCCGGGTCGTCCAGTACTACGCGGCCCTGGGCGAGCGCGAACTTCCCGGCGGGGACGACGGGTTGGTCTACGTCGAGGGCGAGCGGGAGAGCCTGAGCCGTGACGGCAGCTTCCTCGGCGGTCACATCTGCACACCTCTGCGGGGCGCGGCCGTCCAGATCAACGCCTACAACTTCCCGGTGTGGGCACCCCTGGAGAAGCTCGCCCCGGCGGTGCTGGCCGGTGTGCCGAGCCTCATCAAGCCCGCGACACAGACCTGCCGGCTGACCAGCCGGCTGATCGAACTCGTCGTGGAGTCGGGCCTGTTGCCGCCGGGCAGCCTGCAGTTCGTCTGCGGCGGCGCGGGCGACCTCCTCGACCATGTCACCGAGCAGGACCTGGTGTCGTTCACCGGCTCGGCGGCCACGGCGGAACGCCTGCGGACGCATCCGGCGGTCGTACGCCAGGCCGTTCGCTTCAACGCCGAGGCGGACTCGGTCAACTGCTCCGTCCTCGGCCCGGACGCCACACCCGGCACCCCCGAATTCGACCTGTACGTCGACCAGTTGGTCACCGAGATGACCGTGAAGGCGGGACAGAAGTGCACGGCCATCCGCCGCGCCCTCGTCCCGGCCGAGCTGATGGACGCGGTGAGCGAGGCGGCCGCCGCGCGGCTCGCCGAGGTGGTCGTGGGCAACCCGGCCGACCCGTCGGTGCGCATGGGAGCGCTGGCGAGCCTCGGGCAGCGCGAAGAGGTGCGGCGCTGTGTGAAGACGTTGCTCGACTCGGCCCGGCTGGTCTCGGGCGACCCGGACCGGGCGGACTTCGTCGGTGCCGACGGGGAGCGCGGCGCGTTCCTCACTCCCCTGCTGCTGCGCTGCGACGACCCCGGCGCCACCGCCCCGCACGAGGTGGAGGCGTTCGGCCCGGTCAGCACGCTCATCCCGTACACCTCGCCGGAGCACGCGGTCTTCCTGGCGGCCCAGGGCCGCGGCAGTCTCGCCGCGTCCGTGGTGACCGGTGACGCGGCCTTCGCCCGCCGGACGGTCGTCGGCCTCGCCCCGTGGCACGGCCGGGTCCTCGTCCTGGACACCGAGTCCGCCAAGGCCTCCACCGGCCACGGCTCCCCCCTGCCCGCGCTGATCCACGGCGGCCCCGGCCGGGCCGGCGGCGGTGAGGAGATGGGCGGCATCCGCGGCATCCTCCACCACATGCGGCGCACCGCGGTCCAGGGCGGCCCCAGCATGCTCGCGGCGCTCACCGGCCGCGCGTAG
- a CDS encoding fumarylacetoacetate hydrolase family protein, with translation MTFSLATLRVDGRPTPVLSIEDRHWALADVAPEALRPEPARGLMNVFDHWERTEPILVAAAERLADGTDGTAPLPAPAALEDVLTPLRFPRKVVMTGANYYEHMEKDGGHTDWEKDKKIPLFFFKPPTTSLVGPGKTVRYPEQTEKFDYELELAVVIGKRGRHLTPENAMEYVAGYTIAIDLSARDWQRHPQHLVKFDLFGGKAFDDSCPLGPGIVPARYVDENNLRLRFWLNGEPKQDANTRDMIWSIPEQLVKITEHLTLEPGDVVSTGTPAGVGLGTGQWMRPGDLLEGEITGLGRLTVEIVKATA, from the coding sequence ATGACCTTTTCCCTGGCCACCCTGCGCGTCGACGGGCGCCCCACCCCGGTCCTGTCGATCGAGGACCGCCACTGGGCACTCGCGGACGTCGCCCCCGAAGCGCTGCGGCCGGAGCCGGCACGCGGCCTGATGAACGTCTTCGACCACTGGGAGCGCACCGAACCCATCCTGGTGGCAGCCGCGGAGCGGCTCGCCGACGGCACGGACGGCACCGCGCCGCTGCCCGCCCCGGCCGCGCTGGAGGACGTCCTCACTCCGCTCCGGTTCCCCCGCAAAGTCGTGATGACCGGGGCCAACTACTACGAGCACATGGAGAAGGACGGCGGTCACACCGACTGGGAGAAGGACAAGAAGATCCCCCTGTTCTTCTTCAAGCCGCCGACCACCTCGTTGGTGGGGCCGGGGAAGACGGTGCGGTATCCCGAGCAGACGGAGAAGTTCGACTACGAGCTCGAACTCGCCGTCGTCATCGGGAAGAGAGGTCGCCATCTGACCCCGGAGAACGCGATGGAGTACGTCGCCGGGTACACCATCGCCATCGACCTCTCCGCCCGTGACTGGCAGCGGCACCCCCAACACCTGGTCAAGTTCGACCTGTTCGGCGGCAAGGCCTTCGACGACAGCTGCCCGCTCGGCCCCGGCATCGTCCCGGCCCGGTACGTCGACGAGAACAACCTGCGCCTGCGGTTCTGGCTCAACGGCGAGCCCAAGCAGGATGCCAACACCCGGGACATGATCTGGTCGATCCCCGAGCAACTCGTCAAGATAACGGAGCACTTGACCCTGGAGCCGGGTGACGTGGTCTCCACCGGCACCCCGGCCGGCGTCGGCCTGGGCACCGGCCAGTGGATGAGGCCCGGGGACCTGCTGGAGGGCGAGATCACCGGACTCGGCCGCCTCACCGTGGAGATCGTCAAGGCGACCGCGTAG
- a CDS encoding multidrug effflux MFS transporter, with protein MPTPTMLVLALAYAVAPLATDMYLSAFPQMIDDLNTGVSGVQLTLTAFMVGLATGQLVIGPLSDRWGRRRPMLTGTAVSALAGLLCALAPSVELLVAARFLQGFGGAAGIVIARAVITDRAAEGATTGSAAARSFGILVITGGVAPVVAPLIGGAVLGPAGWRGIFLVLAALAVLTCSGVFLRVPETLPPRLRHGGGLTTTFRRMGGLLSDRRYVGFALAYGFGFGVLYSYLAASPFVYQHVYGLSTGMYTVALAINAFGFTSTGAVNRRIVGRFGPRPLLRTGLLSMAMCCALLCALAAAGRPPFVATVVLIYLAASSLGLVAANATALATARAPYAAGTASALLGALQFGLAALVAPLVGLGGEGTALPMAATMIASACVACAGGLLLARGDRDLRGSAAVETFDAAREPRGD; from the coding sequence GTGCCGACACCGACGATGCTGGTGCTCGCCCTCGCCTACGCGGTGGCGCCACTGGCCACGGACATGTATCTGTCCGCCTTCCCGCAGATGATCGATGACCTGAACACCGGGGTCAGCGGCGTCCAACTCACCCTGACCGCCTTCATGGTCGGTCTCGCCACCGGCCAACTGGTCATCGGGCCGTTGTCCGACCGCTGGGGACGGCGACGGCCCATGCTCACGGGCACGGCGGTGAGCGCGCTCGCCGGACTGCTCTGCGCCCTGGCCCCGTCCGTCGAACTCCTCGTCGCGGCCCGCTTTCTCCAGGGCTTCGGCGGAGCGGCCGGCATCGTCATCGCCCGCGCGGTGATCACCGACCGGGCGGCGGAGGGCGCGACGACAGGGAGCGCGGCGGCGCGGTCGTTCGGGATTCTCGTGATCACCGGCGGAGTGGCCCCCGTGGTCGCCCCACTGATCGGCGGGGCGGTCCTCGGCCCCGCGGGCTGGCGCGGGATCTTCCTGGTCCTGGCCGCTCTGGCGGTACTGACGTGCTCGGGCGTCTTCCTCCGCGTACCCGAGACCCTGCCGCCACGGCTGCGGCACGGCGGCGGGCTCACCACCACCTTCCGCCGCATGGGCGGCCTGCTCAGCGACCGCCGGTACGTCGGCTTCGCCCTGGCGTACGGCTTCGGATTCGGCGTCCTCTACTCGTATCTCGCGGCGTCACCCTTCGTGTACCAGCACGTCTACGGCCTCTCGACCGGCATGTACACGGTGGCGCTGGCGATCAACGCCTTCGGTTTCACCTCCACCGGCGCCGTCAACCGCAGAATCGTCGGCCGGTTCGGCCCCCGGCCTCTGTTGCGTACCGGGCTCCTCTCCATGGCGATGTGCTGCGCTCTGCTGTGCGCTCTGGCGGCGGCCGGGCGCCCCCCGTTCGTCGCGACGGTCGTCCTGATCTACCTGGCCGCGTCCTCACTGGGCCTGGTCGCCGCCAATGCCACGGCCCTCGCCACCGCCCGCGCCCCGTATGCGGCGGGCACCGCCTCCGCACTGCTGGGGGCGCTGCAGTTCGGCCTGGCGGCCCTCGTCGCACCGCTCGTGGGTCTGGGCGGGGAGGGGACGGCGCTGCCCATGGCCGCGACCATGATCGCTTCGGCTTGTGTGGCGTGTGCGGGCGGTCTGCTGCTCGCCCGAGGCGACCGCGACCTGCGCGGAAGCGCCGCCGTCGAAACTTTCGATGCGGCCCGGGAGCCACGTGGCGATTGA
- a CDS encoding family 43 glycosylhydrolase — MQQYAGYVFVYFTGEGSPDGEQIRFALSRGNDPLRWRPLNGGAPVLTSDLGTQGLRDPFVVRAPEGDRFYLIATDLRMHGERDGGWEEAQRTGSTSLMVWESADLVHWTDRRLVRVAPDTAGNVWAPEARYDPGLGAYVVFWASKLYAEDDRDHTADTHNKMLYATTRDFRVFSEPRLWNDPGHSVIDSTVVRHDDTYYRFTKDERAHSRAAPGGKFITVEKSAGLCDTSYDFVADRIGQGVIEQGEGPIVFRSNTEGHKWYLFIDEFSGRGYVPFETTDLGSGTWTPCEGFALPPGARHGSVLPVTRAEYDRLLGAYAPKASVVDATVPDGLKAYAIVDDAASKVVLPLHPGTELDGLAPEFDVSTDARIDPPSGTPRDLRTPQSYTVTAADGNSRTWAVEAVHMRSPLLPGLHADPNIQEFRGRYYIYPTTDGFEGWGGTRFKVYSSDDLVAWEDHGVVLDLESDVSWADRYAWAPAAGERDGSYYFYFCADQQIGVAVADSPTGPFRDALDRPLIARDDYEGQMIDPAVFKDDDGTAYLHWGNCEAYGVPLNEDMVSFDPARVRQFTPDGFREGAFVIKRRGVYYFMWSEDDTRSEDYRVAYATGPSPLGPWTKQGVILRKRPEYGILATGHHTVVNVPGTDDWFICYHRFAIPGPGTPRGDGMRRESTLDRLVFAADGSIEEVVPTLESIRPVVGPA; from the coding sequence TTGCAGCAGTACGCCGGTTACGTCTTCGTCTACTTCACCGGCGAGGGAAGCCCGGACGGCGAGCAGATCAGGTTCGCGCTCAGCCGGGGCAACGACCCCCTGCGCTGGCGCCCGCTCAACGGCGGGGCGCCGGTGCTCACTTCGGACCTCGGCACACAGGGGCTGCGCGATCCGTTCGTCGTCCGCGCCCCGGAGGGCGACAGGTTCTACCTGATCGCCACCGACCTCAGGATGCACGGCGAGCGGGACGGCGGCTGGGAAGAGGCGCAGCGCACCGGCAGCACCTCGCTCATGGTCTGGGAGAGCGCCGACCTCGTCCACTGGACCGACCGCCGACTGGTGCGCGTGGCCCCCGACACCGCCGGCAATGTCTGGGCGCCCGAGGCCCGCTACGACCCCGGCCTCGGCGCGTACGTCGTCTTCTGGGCCTCCAAGCTGTACGCCGAGGACGACCGGGACCACACCGCCGACACCCACAACAAGATGCTGTACGCGACCACCCGCGACTTCCGCGTCTTCAGCGAACCCCGGCTCTGGAACGACCCGGGCCACTCGGTCATCGACTCCACCGTCGTCCGGCACGACGACACCTACTACCGCTTCACCAAGGACGAACGCGCCCACTCCCGCGCCGCGCCCGGCGGCAAGTTCATCACCGTGGAGAAGTCGGCCGGGCTGTGCGACACCTCGTACGACTTCGTGGCCGACCGGATCGGGCAGGGGGTGATCGAGCAGGGCGAGGGACCGATCGTCTTCAGGTCGAACACGGAGGGCCACAAGTGGTACCTCTTCATCGACGAGTTCAGCGGGCGTGGGTACGTCCCCTTCGAGACCACCGATCTCGGCTCCGGCACGTGGACGCCGTGCGAGGGCTTCGCGCTGCCGCCCGGCGCCCGACACGGTTCGGTGCTGCCCGTGACGCGGGCCGAGTACGACCGGCTCCTCGGCGCGTACGCACCGAAGGCGTCCGTCGTCGACGCCACCGTCCCCGACGGCCTCAAGGCGTACGCGATCGTCGACGACGCCGCCTCGAAAGTCGTCCTGCCGCTGCACCCGGGCACCGAACTCGACGGTCTCGCCCCCGAGTTCGACGTGTCGACGGACGCCCGGATCGACCCGCCCTCCGGCACCCCGCGCGACTTGCGCACCCCGCAGTCCTACACCGTCACAGCGGCCGACGGGAACAGTCGCACCTGGGCGGTCGAGGCCGTGCACATGCGCAGCCCGCTGCTGCCGGGGCTGCACGCCGACCCCAACATCCAGGAGTTCCGGGGCCGTTACTACATCTATCCGACGACGGACGGCTTCGAGGGCTGGGGCGGGACCCGGTTCAAGGTGTACTCCTCCGACGACCTGGTCGCCTGGGAGGACCACGGCGTCGTCCTCGACCTGGAGTCCGATGTGAGCTGGGCGGACCGCTACGCCTGGGCACCGGCCGCCGGGGAGCGCGACGGGTCGTACTACTTCTACTTCTGCGCCGACCAGCAGATCGGTGTGGCGGTCGCGGACAGCCCGACCGGGCCCTTCCGGGACGCCCTGGACCGGCCGCTCATCGCGCGCGACGACTACGAGGGCCAGATGATCGACCCGGCCGTCTTCAAGGACGACGACGGCACGGCCTATCTCCACTGGGGCAACTGCGAGGCGTACGGCGTGCCCCTGAACGAGGACATGGTCTCCTTCGACCCGGCGCGGGTACGGCAGTTCACCCCGGACGGCTTCCGTGAGGGCGCCTTCGTCATCAAGCGGCGGGGCGTCTACTACTTCATGTGGTCGGAGGACGACACCCGCAGCGAGGACTACCGCGTCGCCTACGCCACCGGCCCCTCCCCGCTCGGTCCGTGGACCAAGCAGGGGGTCATCCTGCGGAAGCGGCCCGAGTACGGGATCCTCGCCACCGGCCATCACACCGTCGTGAACGTTCCCGGCACCGACGACTGGTTCATCTGCTACCACCGGTTCGCGATTCCGGGACCCGGCACTCCGCGCGGGGACGGCATGCGCCGCGAATCCACCCTGGACCGGCTGGTGTTCGCGGCGGACGGCTCGATCGAGGAGGTCGTACCGACGCTGGAGTCCATCAGGCCGGTGGTCGGCCCAGCGTGA
- a CDS encoding endonuclease/exonuclease/phosphatase family protein, with translation MTADFDAQRRRRAPQPQVWALALALALARGRVVAVLAVVTAGLLTFHRAVPNSVGRLGSLLEAFLPWLGLVAVVLLGPGLLRRSATALIALLLPVAAWTHIFGGLLLPGAKPGARDLVVVQHNVSDENTDPAGTARALADAEPDLIALEELVPEALPVYEKTLAPDYPHHAVRGTVGLWSKHPLTEARLVDIKPQGIAEEWSRGLRTLVHTPHGEIAVYVAHLPSVRVGVSGLASQRRDESADLLGRAVAAEKRDPVILLGDLNGTVEDRGLDPLTSRMNVAERGFALSFPAGFPLARIDQVMARSATVAHLRTLPATGSDHLPVAARITLGRPPA, from the coding sequence ATGACCGCTGATTTCGATGCACAGCGTCGGCGTCGAGCCCCACAGCCGCAAGTCTGGGCGCTGGCGCTGGCGCTGGCGCTGGCGCGGGGGCGGGTGGTCGCCGTACTGGCGGTGGTGACGGCCGGGCTGCTGACGTTCCATCGGGCGGTTCCCAACTCCGTGGGCCGCCTGGGCAGTCTGCTGGAAGCGTTCCTGCCCTGGCTCGGCCTGGTGGCCGTGGTCCTGCTCGGTCCGGGGCTGCTGCGCCGTTCGGCCACCGCGCTGATCGCCCTGCTTCTGCCGGTGGCGGCCTGGACGCACATCTTCGGCGGGCTCCTCCTGCCCGGGGCGAAGCCCGGCGCGCGCGACCTGGTCGTGGTGCAGCACAACGTCAGCGACGAGAACACCGACCCGGCGGGTACGGCCCGAGCCCTGGCGGACGCCGAGCCCGATCTCATCGCGCTGGAGGAGCTGGTGCCCGAGGCGCTGCCGGTCTACGAGAAGACCCTCGCCCCGGACTACCCGCACCACGCGGTCCGGGGCACCGTCGGACTCTGGTCGAAGCATCCGCTCACGGAGGCCCGGCTGGTGGACATCAAACCCCAGGGGATCGCGGAGGAGTGGAGTCGCGGGCTGCGGACCCTGGTGCACACGCCGCACGGCGAGATCGCGGTGTACGTCGCGCACCTGCCCTCGGTCCGTGTCGGGGTGAGCGGTCTCGCGTCCCAACGGCGTGACGAGAGTGCCGACCTGCTCGGCAGGGCCGTCGCCGCCGAGAAGCGGGACCCGGTGATCCTGCTGGGCGATCTCAACGGCACCGTGGAGGACCGTGGGCTGGACCCGCTGACCTCACGGATGAACGTGGCGGAGCGGGGCTTTGCCCTCAGCTTCCCCGCCGGCTTCCCGCTGGCCAGGATCGACCAGGTCATGGCCCGCTCGGCGACCGTCGCCCACCTCCGCACCCTGCCGGCCACGGGCAGCGACCATCTGCCGGTCGCCGCGCGGATCACGCTGGGCCGACCACCGGCCTGA
- a CDS encoding ArsR/SmtB family transcription factor, giving the protein MPERHAVSPASGAHLRAPDSARLAEATGVFAMLSDVTRLHLLWLLAEGESDVGSLAERCAASRTAVSQHLAKLRLAGLVETRRNGRHIYYSLSDGHLRRLVVEALSHADHRVSGQAPHD; this is encoded by the coding sequence ATGCCTGAACGCCATGCCGTGTCACCTGCATCCGGTGCGCATCTGCGTGCCCCCGACAGCGCGCGGCTCGCCGAGGCGACCGGGGTCTTCGCGATGCTCTCGGACGTCACCCGGCTGCATCTGCTGTGGCTGCTCGCGGAGGGCGAGTCGGACGTCGGCTCGCTGGCCGAGCGCTGCGCGGCGTCCCGGACGGCGGTCAGCCAGCACCTCGCCAAGCTGCGGCTCGCCGGGCTCGTCGAGACCCGCAGGAACGGCCGCCACATCTACTACAGCCTCAGCGACGGCCATCTGCGACGCCTGGTCGTGGAGGCACTGAGCCACGCGGACCACCGGGTCAGCGGGCAGGCACCGCACGACTGA